The proteins below come from a single Syntrophales bacterium genomic window:
- a CDS encoding SDR family oxidoreductase, with protein MDLKGRVVVITGAGRGLGREHALLFAKKGAKVVVNDLGGSFDGTGASKTPAQEVVDEIKALGGEAVANYDSVADFQGAKRIIQCAVDTFGKLNILVNNAGILRDRMTFSMSEADWDAVIAVHLKGTFNCSHHACVYWREQHKAGNILNGRIISTTSDAGLLGNVGQLNYGGAKAAIAAMTIIMDQEMKRYGVTCNAIAPLARTRLTTEATPSTAAIMGKPQEGKFDALGPQNVSPVVVYLASEEAGDIHGEVFRVGGGNVWVMRGWTSMKRISKAGEWDLDELGKKIKSDLLAGLAPKEQMETIFGEMSKMA; from the coding sequence ATGGATCTTAAAGGTAGAGTTGTTGTAATAACAGGAGCGGGCAGAGGTCTTGGGAGAGAACATGCACTGCTATTTGCTAAAAAAGGGGCAAAGGTAGTGGTAAACGATCTCGGTGGAAGTTTTGACGGAACAGGGGCAAGCAAGACCCCGGCCCAGGAAGTGGTGGATGAGATTAAGGCCCTGGGAGGAGAGGCCGTTGCAAATTACGACAGTGTTGCTGATTTTCAGGGGGCGAAGAGGATCATTCAGTGTGCCGTTGATACTTTTGGAAAATTGAATATCCTGGTCAATAACGCCGGCATCTTGAGAGACAGAATGACCTTCAGTATGAGTGAAGCGGACTGGGATGCAGTCATTGCCGTTCACCTCAAGGGCACCTTTAATTGTTCCCATCATGCATGTGTATACTGGAGAGAGCAGCACAAGGCGGGAAATATCCTCAATGGCAGGATAATAAGCACTACTTCTGACGCCGGTCTGCTTGGGAACGTAGGGCAACTGAACTATGGGGGAGCGAAGGCTGCTATTGCTGCCATGACTATCATTATGGACCAGGAGATGAAGAGATACGGCGTAACCTGTAACGCTATTGCCCCCCTGGCGAGGACAAGATTGACAACGGAGGCCACGCCGTCAACCGCCGCTATTATGGGAAAGCCACAGGAAGGTAAGTTTGATGCCCTTGGACCGCAGAATGTTTCTCCCGTAGTGGTCTATCTGGCCAGTGAAGAGGCAGGTGATATCCACGGGGAGGTCTTCAGAGTTGGAGGAGGAAACGTTTGGGTCATGAGAGGTTGGACTTCGATGAAGAGAATTTCCAAGGCGGGCGAATGGGATTTAGATGAACTGGGGAAAAAGATAAAAAGTGATTTGCTGGCAGGTCTGGCGCCCAAGGAACAGATGGAAACTATCTTCGGGGAAATGTCAAAAATGGCTTAA
- the pyrR gene encoding bifunctional pyr operon transcriptional regulator/uracil phosphoribosyltransferase PyrR → MEQKRIVMDAAGIDRSLTRIAHEILEKNKGTEELILIGIRTGGVFLAERLQKKIAKIEGVEIPLGILDITMYRDDLLSTNRKPKIGKTDIPFSLEKRKVILVDDVLFTGRTIRAAMDALIDFGRPKLIQLAVLIDRGHRELPIRADFVGKDLPSSLWEAVSVNLTEKSGRDEVVIEESGQGSGVNN, encoded by the coding sequence ATGGAACAGAAGAGAATAGTCATGGATGCAGCGGGCATTGACAGATCCCTTACCAGGATTGCTCACGAGATCCTCGAAAAAAATAAAGGCACAGAGGAACTGATCCTCATCGGGATCAGGACGGGCGGAGTTTTTCTGGCGGAAAGGCTGCAGAAGAAGATTGCAAAGATAGAAGGGGTTGAAATCCCCCTGGGCATCCTGGATATTACCATGTACAGGGACGATTTACTCTCCACCAATAGAAAGCCAAAGATAGGAAAGACAGACATCCCCTTTTCCCTGGAGAAGAGGAAGGTGATTCTTGTGGACGATGTCCTCTTTACCGGCAGGACGATAAGGGCTGCCATGGATGCCCTGATAGATTTCGGTAGACCTAAACTCATCCAGCTTGCGGTGCTTATTGACAGGGGCCATCGTGAACTTCCCATCAGGGCGGATTTTGTGGGTAAGGACCTGCCGTCGTCTTTATGGGAAGCCGTCAGCGTGAACCTCACAGAGAAGAGCGGCAGGGATGAGGTGGTAATTGAAGAAAGTGGTCAGGGGTCAGGGGTCAATAACTAA
- a CDS encoding aspartate carbamoyltransferase catalytic subunit, with translation MKLSKKDLLGIRDLTVEEINLILETAESFIEVSTRDIKKVPTLRGKTVINLFLEASTRTRTSFEIAGKRLSADTINISSTTSSIVKGETLIDTARNLEAMNPDVIVIRHSAAGAPQILARIMKQPIINAGDGAHEHPTQALLDLMTIRAKKGKVAGLKVAIVGDIAHSRVARSNIYGLTKMGAHVTVAGPATMMPRYIDRMGVTVCYRLEEAIRDADIIMMLRIQTERQQENLFPSLREYANYFCLNGENIKLAKDDVLVMHPGPINRGVEIAPEIADGPYSVILDQVTNGVAVRMALLYLLTGGK, from the coding sequence ATGAAGCTATCAAAGAAAGACCTTTTAGGAATCAGAGACCTTACCGTTGAGGAAATTAATCTCATTTTGGAGACGGCGGAATCCTTTATCGAGGTATCTACAAGAGACATCAAAAAGGTTCCTACCTTAAGGGGTAAAACCGTGATCAATCTGTTTCTTGAGGCCAGTACGAGGACAAGAACATCCTTCGAGATCGCCGGAAAGAGGTTGAGCGCCGACACGATCAACATCTCATCAACGACAAGCAGCATCGTCAAGGGGGAAACCCTTATTGATACGGCGAGGAACCTGGAGGCCATGAATCCGGATGTAATCGTCATCCGGCATAGCGCCGCCGGCGCGCCACAAATATTGGCCAGGATTATGAAGCAGCCAATTATCAATGCCGGTGACGGGGCACATGAACACCCGACCCAGGCATTGTTGGATCTGATGACCATCAGGGCAAAAAAGGGAAAGGTCGCCGGTCTCAAGGTAGCCATTGTCGGTGATATTGCCCACAGTCGGGTGGCCCGCTCCAACATTTACGGTCTTACCAAGATGGGCGCCCATGTCACCGTGGCCGGTCCCGCCACAATGATGCCACGCTATATTGACCGGATGGGGGTGACTGTTTGCTACCGTTTGGAAGAGGCCATAAGAGATGCCGATATCATCATGATGCTCCGGATACAGACCGAAAGGCAGCAGGAAAACCTCTTCCCATCCCTGCGGGAGTATGCGAATTATTTCTGTCTTAACGGCGAGAATATCAAGTTGGCGAAGGACGATGTCCTGGTCATGCACCCGGGACCGATCAACAGGGGGGTGGAAATCGCCCCCGAGATCGCCGATGGCCCCTACTCGGTGATCCTTGACCAGGTAACTAACGGTGTTGCTGTGAGGATGGCGCTTCTCTACCTGTTGACAGGAGGTAAATAA